Proteins encoded within one genomic window of Nitrospina gracilis 3/211:
- a CDS encoding hybrid sensor histidine kinase/response regulator yields the protein MSSIPPDREDFKILIVDDTPANVEVLQKTLEVEGYNISVALSGEKALTIASRFMPDLILLDIMMEGMDGYETCRRLKADPKTTGTPVIFISARNDIEDVVEGFNQGGVDYIVKPFKSGEVLARVKTHLQLHSLKKQREALIQELEKKNEDLVSLNEIKNKFLGIAAHDIRNPLSSIKGFVELLELSGESFSQKEHDEMLQLVGKSVNEVLGMVDDLLDISVIESGNLKLDLGPGDLTALLKERIQINSGHARGKDISINEDFHDIEPIVFDRGRMAQVLDNLISNAIKYSPLGSSVFIELRQEDGWTHVRVRDEGQGIRPEDQEQIFRGFQKLGARPTGGEKSTGLGLAIVKNIVESHQGKIGVYSEVGKGSTFEVALPNLEMPDYRF from the coding sequence ATGTCCTCCATTCCGCCCGACCGTGAAGACTTTAAAATTCTTATTGTTGACGACACCCCCGCCAATGTGGAAGTCCTCCAAAAGACACTGGAGGTAGAGGGTTACAATATTTCCGTTGCCCTTAGCGGAGAGAAGGCCCTTACCATCGCGTCGCGTTTCATGCCGGATCTCATTCTGCTCGATATCATGATGGAGGGCATGGATGGTTACGAAACCTGCCGGCGGCTGAAAGCCGATCCGAAAACCACCGGGACTCCGGTCATATTCATTTCCGCCCGGAATGATATAGAGGATGTGGTCGAAGGGTTCAACCAGGGTGGGGTCGACTACATTGTTAAACCCTTCAAGTCCGGCGAAGTGCTGGCGCGGGTCAAAACACACCTTCAACTTCATTCCCTCAAAAAGCAGCGGGAGGCCTTGATTCAGGAACTGGAAAAGAAAAACGAGGATCTGGTTTCGCTCAATGAAATAAAAAATAAATTCCTCGGTATTGCCGCCCACGACATCCGCAATCCACTTTCCTCCATTAAAGGATTCGTTGAACTCCTCGAACTTTCAGGAGAGTCTTTTTCTCAAAAAGAACATGACGAAATGCTTCAGTTGGTCGGCAAATCGGTCAATGAGGTGTTGGGAATGGTGGATGACCTGCTGGATATTTCGGTTATCGAGAGCGGCAACCTGAAACTGGACCTGGGGCCGGGCGACCTGACCGCTCTGCTGAAGGAAAGGATCCAGATCAACTCCGGACATGCGCGGGGCAAGGATATTTCAATAAACGAGGATTTCCACGATATTGAACCGATCGTTTTCGACCGGGGCCGCATGGCACAGGTTTTGGATAATTTGATCAGCAACGCAATCAAGTACTCCCCGCTTGGTTCCAGTGTATTCATTGAGCTGAGGCAGGAAGACGGTTGGACACACGTGCGGGTCCGGGATGAGGGGCAGGGGATCCGGCCGGAAGATCAGGAACAGATATTCAGAGGATTCCAGAAGCTGGGCGCCCGTCCCACCGGGGGGGAAAAGAGCACGGGGCTGGGACTGGCCATTGTCAAGAACATCGTGGAATCCCATCAGGGAAAAATAGGGGTGTACAGCGAGGTGGGAAAAGGATCGACGTTTGAAGTCGCTCTGCCCAATCTGGAGATGCCCGACTACAGGTTTTAG
- a CDS encoding HAMP domain-containing protein, with protein sequence MGKFRDCKVSTKIGVGFGVITLILMGVVLITIQQVKNMEAITKRVVTLRTPTAHSSLMMLNGMNHSLASLRGWVILGDPKFKEERATAWNEQIEPSLQKLHELSSQWNNQEHVNQLHAIEEDLKQFKVFQQEIESIAQTDENTPARKILFEKAQPLEDRLMTYVTRMINLEMRIPPSSQNRKALLAIMADLEGTTSLAFEKAEEFLLSGDPAFKDQFRKNWEDNTNRFNDLKRNFKLLSADQQKVFKRLERAREQIAPLLQEIIQIRSGKEWNLANAWLAQKAVPIAFRIKSFLNEMTDTQNKLLDKDMQEISNRTHFLVVLLVILFFIAALMAGVLGSTITRTVSEPIKQVSNMAREMAQGNLRQKKLPIQSKDEVGDLTESFNQLLEKMKGK encoded by the coding sequence ATGGGAAAGTTCCGAGATTGTAAAGTTAGCACCAAAATTGGGGTAGGATTCGGGGTCATTACCCTGATTCTTATGGGAGTGGTTCTGATAACCATTCAGCAAGTCAAGAATATGGAGGCGATCACCAAACGGGTGGTGACCCTTCGGACCCCGACAGCCCACTCCAGCCTGATGATGTTGAACGGGATGAACCATTCGCTTGCCTCCCTGCGCGGATGGGTGATACTGGGTGATCCCAAGTTCAAGGAAGAGCGCGCCACTGCCTGGAACGAGCAGATTGAACCCTCCCTCCAAAAGCTGCACGAACTCTCCAGCCAATGGAACAACCAGGAGCATGTGAATCAACTCCATGCAATTGAGGAAGACCTCAAACAGTTTAAGGTGTTCCAGCAGGAAATCGAGAGCATTGCCCAAACAGACGAAAATACACCAGCCCGAAAAATCCTGTTCGAAAAAGCACAGCCATTGGAAGACCGGTTGATGACTTATGTCACCCGCATGATCAACCTGGAAATGCGCATCCCTCCGTCTTCACAGAACCGCAAAGCGCTTCTGGCCATCATGGCCGACCTGGAGGGAACCACCAGCCTGGCATTCGAAAAGGCGGAAGAGTTTCTGTTATCGGGTGACCCCGCATTCAAGGATCAGTTTCGGAAAAACTGGGAGGACAACACGAACCGGTTCAATGACCTGAAGCGAAACTTCAAACTGTTGTCTGCGGACCAGCAGAAGGTGTTCAAACGGCTGGAACGGGCCCGTGAACAGATCGCCCCTCTTTTGCAAGAGATCATCCAGATCCGTTCGGGCAAGGAGTGGAATCTGGCTAACGCCTGGCTGGCGCAAAAGGCGGTACCCATCGCCTTCCGCATCAAATCCTTTTTGAATGAAATGACGGATACGCAGAACAAGCTGCTTGATAAAGACATGCAGGAAATTTCCAACCGCACACATTTTCTCGTGGTGCTTCTGGTCATCCTGTTTTTCATTGCGGCATTGATGGCGGGGGTGCTGGGGTCCACCATCACACGCACTGTGAGCGAACCCATCAAACAGGTCAGCAACATGGCGAGGGAAATGGCGCAGGGCAATTTACGCCAGAAAAAGCTGCCTATTCAGTCCAAGGATGAAGTGGGCGATTTGACGGAAAGCTTCAATCAGCTGCTTGAAAAAATGAAAGGCAAGTGA
- a CDS encoding carbonic anhydrase → MTTQLLNELLLGNQRFARGATLHPHQDPLYRKECAKGRPSPTAVLACSDSRVSPEIIFDQGLGDLFVLRVAGNIASNMVLASLEYAVEHLGTRLIIVLGHSNCGAVTAAVSGDQVPGHIGNLVEFIQPSVSKCTSNGHLPQVNEVVRENVLHNMKNIRKAEPILSKLTEEAGLAVMGAIYHLESGKIELL, encoded by the coding sequence ATGACAACTCAATTATTGAATGAACTGTTGCTGGGGAACCAACGATTTGCAAGGGGAGCCACGCTCCATCCCCACCAGGACCCTCTCTACCGGAAGGAATGCGCGAAGGGTCGGCCATCACCTACAGCGGTTCTGGCCTGCTCTGACTCCCGGGTTTCCCCTGAAATCATATTCGATCAGGGACTGGGGGACCTGTTTGTCCTGCGGGTGGCAGGTAATATCGCCTCCAACATGGTCCTGGCCAGTCTCGAATATGCCGTGGAGCATCTGGGAACGCGGCTCATCATCGTTCTCGGCCACAGCAATTGCGGCGCGGTGACTGCGGCCGTTTCCGGCGATCAGGTTCCGGGGCACATTGGCAATCTGGTGGAGTTCATTCAGCCCAGCGTATCAAAGTGCACAAGTAATGGGCACCTTCCTCAAGTCAATGAGGTGGTCCGGGAGAATGTCCTACATAACATGAAAAATATCCGGAAAGCCGAACCGATCCTGTCAAAATTGACCGAAGAGGCCGGATTGGCGGTCATGGGTGCGATTTATCATTTGGAATCCGGGAAAATAGAATTATTATAG
- a CDS encoding SulP family inorganic anion transporter, whose translation MQTKTLNIASMPKVEKERANLSLKSYFQYDLNNLKGDIFGGVTAGIVALPLALAFGVQSGMGAIAGLYGAIALGFFAALFGGTRQQISGPTGPMTVVSTVVVMTAVQNMGSLEAAFGTIIAIFFLSGVFLIGYGVMKLGTYIRYIPYPVVSGFMTGIGVIIIILQIFPFMGQKSPKTIPAVFHDLPKALTAINWEAVLVATATIAIIYIFPRITKAIPSTLVALFAVSGISGWVGLNVPLIGDIPDGFPELRIGEMSLEGMKMGLIIKLALTLSLLGAIDSLLTSVVADNITKTKHNSNQELVGQGIGNMAAAAIGGLPGAGATMRTLVNINSGGVTRLSGIVHALVLLVILMGAGVYASQIPLAVLAGILITVGIGIIDYKGMRHIKEVPRADAVVMILVLALTVFVDLIQAVAAGLILASVLFMKQMSDQAGRDIKISPLRSYSKEIPWDDEHIPAHIMDKIYVKHLDGPLFFGFAPAFQELAKTLPDIRVVIFRMKKVPHIDQTGLYALEEVIREFENRNIAVVMTGLQDQPLRMLRRINIVPGMIPEQYLFPSFEDCMNWLEEELSDASQEDMHAFFDELDNVRRQQKLIPKYRL comes from the coding sequence ATGCAGACGAAAACCTTGAATATTGCGTCCATGCCGAAGGTTGAAAAGGAAAGAGCAAACCTCTCCCTCAAATCGTACTTTCAGTACGATCTGAACAACCTGAAGGGGGACATTTTCGGAGGGGTCACAGCCGGCATTGTGGCGCTCCCTTTGGCTCTGGCTTTCGGGGTTCAATCGGGCATGGGGGCGATCGCCGGGCTCTATGGCGCGATTGCACTTGGTTTTTTTGCCGCCCTCTTCGGAGGAACCCGTCAGCAGATCAGCGGTCCTACCGGCCCGATGACGGTTGTGTCCACAGTGGTGGTCATGACCGCCGTCCAGAATATGGGCAGTCTGGAGGCAGCATTCGGCACCATCATCGCGATCTTTTTCCTATCGGGGGTGTTCCTGATCGGATACGGTGTCATGAAACTGGGCACTTACATCCGCTACATTCCCTACCCGGTGGTTTCCGGTTTCATGACGGGCATCGGGGTGATCATCATCATTCTTCAAATTTTCCCCTTTATGGGGCAAAAATCGCCGAAAACCATTCCGGCGGTTTTTCACGACCTGCCCAAAGCCCTGACTGCCATCAACTGGGAAGCCGTGCTGGTGGCAACCGCCACCATTGCCATCATTTACATCTTCCCGCGCATCACCAAAGCCATTCCAAGTACGCTGGTCGCGCTTTTCGCGGTCTCCGGCATCTCCGGCTGGGTGGGGCTGAACGTTCCCCTGATCGGTGACATTCCGGATGGGTTTCCGGAACTGCGGATCGGTGAGATGTCTCTCGAGGGGATGAAAATGGGCCTGATCATCAAGCTGGCGCTCACCCTGTCGCTGCTGGGTGCGATCGACTCGCTTCTGACCTCGGTGGTGGCGGATAACATCACCAAAACCAAACACAACTCCAACCAGGAGCTGGTGGGCCAGGGCATCGGCAACATGGCCGCCGCGGCCATCGGCGGGTTGCCGGGCGCAGGCGCCACCATGCGCACGCTGGTCAACATCAACTCCGGCGGCGTCACCCGCCTTTCAGGAATCGTCCATGCCCTCGTCCTCCTCGTCATTCTGATGGGGGCGGGCGTATATGCTTCCCAGATTCCCCTTGCCGTGCTGGCGGGCATCCTGATCACCGTCGGCATCGGCATCATCGACTACAAGGGAATGCGCCATATCAAGGAAGTGCCCCGGGCCGACGCCGTGGTGATGATCCTAGTGCTCGCCCTGACCGTTTTCGTGGACCTCATCCAGGCCGTGGCGGCGGGACTCATCCTGGCCTCCGTTTTGTTCATGAAACAGATGAGCGACCAGGCCGGCCGGGATATAAAAATATCCCCGCTCCGCTCCTATTCCAAGGAAATTCCGTGGGATGACGAACACATTCCGGCACACATCATGGACAAGATTTATGTAAAACACCTGGACGGCCCGTTGTTTTTCGGTTTCGCTCCCGCCTTTCAGGAACTGGCCAAAACCCTCCCCGACATCCGCGTCGTGATCTTTCGCATGAAAAAGGTCCCCCACATCGACCAGACGGGTCTGTACGCACTGGAAGAGGTGATCCGCGAATTTGAAAACCGGAACATCGCGGTGGTGATGACCGGCCTGCAGGACCAGCCCCTGCGCATGCTGAGGCGCATCAACATTGTTCCCGGCATGATTCCGGAACAGTATCTCTTTCCCTCCTTTGAAGATTGCATGAATTGGCTGGAAGAAGAATTGTCCGATGCCTCTCAGGAAGACATGCATGCGTTTTTTGACGAACTGGACAATGTTCGCCGCCAGCAAAAACTGATTCCCAAATACAGGTTGTAA
- a CDS encoding porin, with the protein MIRNVIVLLAVTGLLIPAQAVWAESDTEKRLRALEEKLKRFENLDSLPQKQDYIQVRYANPGFEMKTSDGLFSTRLVWRAQLRYTHPHRSDPRGVSNFTTRSDSSNFEARRLRMKIGGHGFKPWIDYYFEVDLQPSRDVDDDAAASSARVIDYRITLQPIDEIGLRVGQWKIDFNRERVDSSGRQQFVERSIVNRVFTIDRQVGAQIRGRLFKETYADMRYWAGVFNGEGRSVNNPDNDMMYMGRLQWNFLGRDLKWRQSDVSFHKLPTGSLAFAAATNNGKCSRWSSSGCGNLSGLTGPSATSQNFKTEQYVQEFAFKYRGLSIQQEYHWKDVEDKRNMTVHKYKGMYAQAGYFFHGLVPQIPEKLELAFRYAFVDAPVASNVALTDEREEYTWGLNYFFSGHDNKITVDYSILELEDASTGMSYDDNRIRVQWDISF; encoded by the coding sequence ATGATCCGGAATGTGATCGTTTTGCTGGCCGTGACCGGGCTGCTGATCCCGGCACAGGCGGTGTGGGCGGAGTCGGATACGGAGAAGCGCCTGAGGGCGTTGGAAGAAAAGCTGAAACGTTTTGAAAACCTGGACTCCCTTCCCCAAAAGCAAGACTACATCCAGGTGCGTTACGCCAATCCGGGTTTTGAGATGAAAACGTCGGACGGCCTGTTCTCTACCCGGCTCGTATGGCGCGCGCAGTTGCGGTACACGCACCCTCATCGCTCCGATCCGCGCGGTGTGTCGAACTTCACCACCCGCTCCGACTCGAGCAACTTCGAAGCCCGCCGCCTCCGCATGAAAATCGGCGGTCACGGATTCAAACCCTGGATCGATTACTACTTTGAAGTGGATCTGCAACCGTCGCGCGACGTGGATGACGATGCCGCGGCCTCTTCCGCGCGTGTCATCGACTACCGCATCACCCTGCAACCGATCGACGAGATCGGCCTCCGCGTGGGTCAGTGGAAAATCGACTTCAACCGCGAGCGTGTGGATTCTTCCGGACGCCAGCAGTTCGTCGAACGGTCCATCGTGAACCGCGTGTTCACCATCGACCGCCAGGTGGGCGCACAGATTCGCGGCCGCTTGTTTAAAGAGACCTACGCCGACATGCGTTACTGGGCCGGTGTGTTCAACGGCGAAGGCCGCTCGGTAAACAATCCCGATAACGACATGATGTACATGGGTCGCCTGCAGTGGAACTTTCTTGGCCGCGACCTGAAATGGCGTCAGTCCGACGTATCCTTCCATAAACTGCCAACCGGAAGTCTGGCCTTCGCCGCCGCCACCAACAACGGCAAGTGCAGTCGCTGGAGCTCCTCCGGTTGCGGCAACCTGAGCGGGCTTACAGGACCCAGCGCCACTTCGCAGAATTTCAAAACCGAGCAGTACGTGCAGGAATTCGCGTTCAAGTACCGGGGCCTGTCGATCCAGCAGGAATACCACTGGAAAGACGTGGAAGACAAACGCAACATGACCGTTCACAAGTACAAAGGTATGTACGCGCAGGCGGGTTACTTTTTCCACGGACTGGTTCCGCAGATTCCGGAGAAGCTGGAACTGGCTTTTCGCTACGCGTTCGTCGATGCCCCGGTGGCCAGCAACGTGGCCCTCACCGACGAACGTGAAGAATACACCTGGGGTTTGAACTACTTCTTCTCCGGTCACGACAACAAAATCACCGTCGATTATTCCATTCTGGAATTGGAAGACGCGTCCACCGGAATGTCTTACGACGACAACCGCATCCGGGTTCAATGGGATATCTCTTTCTAG
- a CDS encoding pentapeptide repeat-containing protein, which yields MLPEWIEFKIQIEKTKNELAGADLSNRKLMQAKLDHAQLQGADLSFSYLICADLTGADLSGADLTGAVLSEAILKDANLEDVEFEDSYLNGADLSGATNLTCDQLELAYLDRETRLPDNIQIEWVSDDQFECSEKD from the coding sequence ATGTTGCCTGAATGGATTGAATTCAAAATTCAAATAGAAAAAACCAAGAACGAGCTGGCCGGTGCGGACCTGAGTAATCGCAAGCTGATGCAGGCCAAGCTGGACCACGCCCAGTTGCAGGGCGCGGACCTGAGTTTTTCGTACCTCATCTGCGCTGATCTGACGGGAGCGGATTTGAGCGGAGCCGACCTCACGGGCGCGGTGCTCAGCGAAGCCATTCTCAAAGACGCCAACCTGGAAGACGTCGAGTTCGAGGATTCCTACCTGAATGGAGCCGACCTGAGCGGCGCCACCAATCTCACTTGCGACCAGCTCGAACTCGCCTATCTGGACAGGGAAACGCGTTTGCCCGACAATATCCAGATTGAATGGGTGTCCGACGACCAGTTTGAATGCAGTGAAAAGGATTGA
- a CDS encoding sirohydrochlorin chelatase, which yields MTESKRAVVLVGHGGLPKDCPPDWVSRLKQLEGQRKGTGQPPTAEEMDLDRQIRNWPRTPENDPYHHGLQRLSERLEPRVAPAKLVVAYNEFCAPTVLEAVEKLVEAGFTHVTVVPTMFTPGGSHSELEIPELLTTLRSQFPDLDLQYAWPFDLDTLAGFLADHLAGFPP from the coding sequence ATGACCGAAAGCAAACGCGCGGTGGTGCTGGTGGGGCACGGAGGCCTGCCCAAGGACTGCCCGCCTGACTGGGTGTCCCGTCTCAAACAGCTGGAAGGCCAGCGAAAGGGCACCGGCCAGCCGCCGACGGCGGAGGAGATGGACCTCGACCGTCAGATCCGCAACTGGCCGCGCACGCCGGAGAACGATCCCTACCACCACGGCCTGCAACGGCTGTCCGAACGGCTGGAGCCGCGTGTCGCCCCCGCCAAACTGGTGGTTGCGTACAATGAGTTCTGCGCGCCCACGGTGCTGGAAGCGGTGGAGAAGCTGGTCGAGGCCGGGTTCACGCACGTCACCGTCGTGCCCACCATGTTCACGCCCGGCGGATCGCATTCGGAGCTGGAAATTCCGGAACTCCTCACCACCCTGCGCAGTCAGTTTCCCGATCTCGACCTGCAATACGCCTGGCCGTTCGACCTCGACACCCTCGCCGGGTTCCTGGCGGATCACCTTGCCGGATTCCCGCCGCA